Genomic window (Festucalex cinctus isolate MCC-2025b chromosome 7, RoL_Fcin_1.0, whole genome shotgun sequence):
atacatggtcgtttaaaaaaacaaaaacaaaacgccttactatacatggtcgtttaaaaaaaaacccaaaaaaaaaacgccttactatacatggtcgtttaaaaaaaaatcccgctgtactatacatggtcgtttaaaaaaacaaaaaacgccttactatacattcgtcgttaaaaaaataaataaaataaacgccttactatacatggttgtttaaaaaacaaaaacgccttactctacatggtcgttttaaaaaaaacaaaaacgccttactatacatggtcgtttaaaaaaaacaaaaaaaaaacgccttactatacatggtcgtttaaaaaacaaacaaaaaaaaccgccttactatacatggtcgttaaaaaaacaaaaaaacaaaaaaaacgccttactatacatggtcgttaaaaaaaaaaaaaaaaggccttacaatacatggtcctttaaaaaaaaaaaacagaaaaaaaaacgccttactatacatggtcgtttaaaaaaacaaaacaaaaaacgccttactatacatggtcgtttaaaaaaaaaaaaaaaaaaaacgccttactatacatggtcgtttaaaaaaaaaaaaaaaaaggctatacatggtcatttaaaaaccaacaaacaaaaaaaaacgtctgactatacatggtcatttaaaaaaaaaagaagaagaaaagaaacaaaaaaaaaacgcctgactatacatggtcatttaaaaacaaacaaacaaaaaaacgcctgacgaaacatggtcataaaaaaaaaaatgcctgaatatacgtggtcatttaaaaacaaaacaaaaaaacggctgaCTAtacatagtaggggtgttaaaaaaaatggattcggcgatatatcgcgatactacatcgcgcgattctcgaatcgattcaataatcggcagaatcgatttttattttatttaatttttttatttatttatttatttattttttttaggattcacatcttgagcatggaagaatgttatatgaacggaacattaagccttaatattttattttaatgctgttcaaacatgaaacagattacaacctctataagactgaaatttttcagataaataaataatacattttcatataaatcttacactctacaagcttactgatgagtatcttctaaatttgaatgaaaaaaaatcgcaacaatcgacttataaattcgtatcgggattaatcggtatcgaatcgaatcgtgacctgtgaatcgtgatacgaatcgaatcgtcaggtactaggcaattcacacccctaatacatagtcatttaaaaacaaaaaaacgcctgactatacatggtcattaagaaaaggaaaaaaaaaaaaaaaacagtatacatggtcatttaaaaacaaacaaaaaaatgcctgacactacatggtcattaaaaaaaaacaaaaaaaaacgcctgactatacgtggtcatttaaaaacaaataaaacaaaaaaacgcctgactatacatagtcatttaaaaacaaaaaaacgcctgactatacatggtcattaagaaaaggaaaaaaaaaaaacagtatacatggccatttaaaaacaaacaaaaaaatgcctgacactccatggtcattaaaaaaaaacaaaaaaaaaacgcctgactatacatggccatttaaaaaaaacaaaaaacaaaaaacgcctgactatacacggtcattaaaacaaacaaacaaacaaaaacaaaaaaaactgactatacatggtcattaaaaaaaaacaaacaaacaaaaaaaatgcctgactatacatggtcatttaaaaaaaaaaaaaaaaaaaaaaaaaaaacacctgacacggtcaataaaaaaaacacacaaaaaaaaaacaacacacacagctgactacacatggtcatttaaataaatttaaaaacaccatttacaaaatgtaaaaaaaaattaaataaaaataggttatagAAATgtctagttttatttttaaaaaatctgaaaatattttaaagttgggaaagttttttttccctggaaAATTCTTTTGACTGTTAGGCATTCGCAAACTGCGAAGTTTTTCAAGGCAAAAAAGAAGTGCTTGTTGTTGAACATACACTACAAGCTAGACGTTATGAATAAACATCAAGCTGTATACTTAATGAAGTGGCACCAGGCCCATGTGTGCAACATCCAAAAAGCAATCAAGTGTAATTATGTTGTCATGCTGTTTTCCCCACGAAGAACAAATATGGATGCCAAACGAATGatgcaattacaaaaaaaaaaaaaaaaaaaaggaaagctgCAATTATTGGCTGATGCTCACTTTTACGCTCTCATTCAAATTTGTGAAGCTTGATGGAGTTAAATGAGAAAAAACAGGAAATAATACACACAAAAGATCATtccaagaaaaatgctttttagtggggaaaaaaaagccacataCTTCGAgaagaatgtttttctttccaaaaaaatACTGATACTTTTCACTCAAAGTTGTTAGTCATccaaaagaatttttttccctccaaatttattttccaatgtaatttttaaagaaaaaaaaaaattcattttattgaaaTATATGAATAAGTTTGTTTCCAGTGTTCAAGTAAAATGTTTTCAAGAACAGTTATGGCCAAAATTATTTGGGTTAAAGtgttttgttcatgaaaaaaaataaaataaaaatattctctGTAAGGAAggagtccattttttttaagagaaaaaaaaattattacaaaaaaaaaaaaatctaaattttggggcaaggaaatatttaaaatttttttctctttggaaAATATTCCGAGTCATAAATGTATTGTCAAGATATGTTTTATTTGCGTTGACATTATAGCGCGTCATCGTCTTTGGCTTCGCGTAAAATAATCTTTCCCGTTTAATGCAGCCTGAAGCTCATTTTGCTCACATTCTGTTAGCATTTTTCAATCGTAACAGGAAGAGCGGATGAAATCTCTTGAACGTTTGATTGCGGATAGTTTAATATGTGCGTGCAGGCTAGCATGGATGGCGATGGAGCTACTTAAGCGTTGTGAAGTTGTTGCTCAGTGTGACTTTTGCCCACCGCGTCCGGGTTGGCCAGGGGGTCCAAGTCTGCAAACAAGTTGAACCACGCCAACCGGTCCTTGGAGGGCCTCGAACAGCTTGATGCTATGAaggtgggtgggaaaaaaaataagaaaatttgtACTCTGGAAATTCCAATTCATTTTTAACAGATTAAAGtaacaatattacaaaaaataaagactgaTTATATAAGAAACAAAGGTTGAATTTTGAGAggattttttttaccataaagTAGcagtttacgacaaataaagtCTGACtttttgaagatgaaaagtgagatttattttattttattttttttaaaagtcatatTCACGAGAAATGAAGTTGGATGGATTTTTATCTTTGTttggatgtaatttttttttttcagaaaaattgtagaaaataaataattttacaataaataaaattggattTTATCGAAGAGTtaaattttgacaaatttttAGTATTGTTGTTTAAAGGTTCCCAAGTACTGTACCTGAATATTAATGCTAGTTCCATTTGCCCAACTATGGCATATTGCATCATGCATTAGCATGAAGCTATTAAGCCATGAAGAATATTTTTCTAAGgtataaaatgaattaaaaacaacggtggggggaggggggcaacACACAAATGGTTAAAACCCGCCATGAAGTCttttttctcgttttttttctgcatgttatttagtgggtgaaaaaaaatctgacttaaaataataatgaaaattattaaaaataaatacattttaaaaaatgatcccAAATCAAGGGGTTAATGTCCAGGAGTTTAAtaagaaacaacaaaataagtGTTTAAACATTTACCTGTCAGTCCACTGGCTCCTTGGGGGTGttctgttgccgtggcaacaggCTGCGAAGTAGTCTCTAAAGCAGTCAAACAATTGGACATTTATCTCCTTCCACTTGGAATTTCTTTGCTGCCTTTTTTGTGCTTACCTGAAAGTTGAGCATCAGACTGCAACGTCGTCAAGTTGTGGTCCAGAAGCTGAGACGGCAGAAAAAGCGAGCGGGGGTCCGCGGCTGAGGTGGTGTCATCGCGGGCGTCTTCAAACACGGGACTCCACTGTCGGGTCAAGGGGGCGGGGTCGTGAAGCGACACGCCTCCCAGGATCTCCTCCAGCAAGGCCGAACTCTCCTTGTCGTCCTCTGGAAGCTCCCACAATGATTCGCTCGTTTCTCCTTTTGAAAACGTTAGCGATGTCGCACGCAGGAtgattattcacaaattcaTCAGTATTAAGTCATTTATTCTGacttgattttcattttcaaatatttatttaccacTTTTCTAAAGGATGATTGAGTACATTTTTACCTTCTCTTGTTGTACTCGTGTTGTCATTGCCCAGTGAGACCAGTCTACATAAACACACCAAAAGTGTGTTAgttttattaaatataaaaatataaaatagtatttttgtttttataggaaCATACTCTTCATTTGTGGCCTTTTCCTCATCTTTTTTCTCTGTTTTacttttcttcctcctcttcttcttttccctTGATGGCTCCTGTCATCAATCATCATGCGCGACTCAATATGAAATACTGACGTGAAATATGAAATCATTTCGGTCGGACCTCGTCGTGTGGACATCCCTTGAAGTTCTCGTGAATAGCGGCCATGGTGTGGGACGTCTTCTCCCAGAAGTGCAGCAGAGTGGTCTGTGGGGGACACCAGAAAGAGGGTGAGCCGCCGAGAGCGCAGACAAGCCGGTACGTGTACGCGAGTTCGACCTGGTAGGTGGCGAGCACGTGCGACAGCAGGTTGCAGCGACTGGCTCCCAGCAGGTCCACCTTCTGGCACACATCCGTCTTCAGCTGGTCAAATGTTCGCTTGGTGCAGCGGACCTCCGCCTGAACCTGACGTACACACAAATACAAGGACACAAGACCATCTTGTGGTATTCAGCTGGCATGACAAGTCTACTATCGGAAAAGGCTGCcctcttttggacattttggaaAATCCCCTAACTTGAACCCTAACCCTTGTTTGAGACCTTTATTTCAAACCCTCACCCTGGCTTGAAATCCATAGCCAGACcttaaaccctactttgaaaccctaactctgcTTTAAAATCCTAATTTTAAACTCTGCACCTAGTTTAAAAGCCCAACCCAGTCTTCATCTTGGCTTAAAATTCTACTTTGTAACCTTAACTCAGACttcaaactagaaaaaaaataatgatttttaaCTGATATTAAAATCCCAATTCACTGTATTTATAGAtagaaaatcaacaggaaggtAAATCCTTCCCCTAACTTCCAATGCTAATTTTGTCTAACTTGTTAATGGGCTTTCCTATTGATTGATATTGAATTCATATCACCattacatttaactcatttactcccaaagacgtatttatacgtttgtttttgttttttatgctagcgcatacagaagtctttgatgcagcctctgaagtttattacaaaaacggccaataggtggcagcagcgtataagagatcaaccagggccatgttgcaagaagctcttttccccagttttaaacagatttgtaaataatgataaaacttagctatattctaatgctaattgctgcaaaatagagACAGAtaggaaaaatacttttttcccgtgactctaatatttcttttggtagattccatgtttttatagcaatagaacacaatagtctgggggccttgcaaagtcagtcaaaattcagtaaaacaccgggagcaaagggggttgctcaagtgaaaatggctgggagctaATGAGTGAAAATAATTAAAGTCCTGACCCTGACTTGAAGCTCTTACTTTGCGGCCAACACAAACCTCCTGGCCTCACCTTGCGGAACTTGTCCATTTGCTTGCGCGTGTCCGGGTCCAGCTCGGCGGAGACGTCCTTCATCCACAGCAGGGCTCCTCTGTACTCGGTGCGGCTCTGCTCCATGCGCTTGACCGTCAGCCACGTGTCCGAGATTGCCCGGAAGCGGAACGTCTCTACTTCCTGGTACAGGCGGCACAGGGGCTTCCTTAGCGCCAGCCTGTGTGAGGCGTTACCGTGACTATTAGGATGGTGTGATGGTGACTGTTAGTGAAAGACGAGAGGAGGCGGACCTCTGCTGGGAGGAGAAGCCGAGCGCTTTGCCCGTGGCTTGCATGATCTTTCCCGCCCGACTTTTGTCCTGAGAGCCCTGAGAgcgcaggaagtgacccagctCGTTCTCCTCCTGGGAAAGAACTGGAGGCAAACACCGAACGGGGATTTTTTACATAGTGGACTACTTGTCGGTGATGATGTGGCGGCACGTACAGCAGAGCCTCCTTTGGTACTGCTCGATCACCTTCAGCAGCTCCATGCACGTCCGCTGGATGGAGTGGAATACCTGATGAGCAAATGGAACACatggaggaaaacaaaacagaattccATCACATAggaacatcacatttggacacAGGACAAACAAGCAGAAGACACAACATGACATCAAATCTGTACAGGGGAAGTTTGATACTACAGTCCAGCATAATGCACGATAACGATCCTAACCTAACcctggtttgaaaccctaatttgaaattgcaatttttttgtttgtttgtcttttaacAGGAGCAGCCGACCTCAAGTTTGGCATCCAGGTCAGCATCTGAGGCCACCACGTGCTGGTCCTCCTCCTTGCCGCTCACCCTGATGAGCGTCTGTTTGGTTTTCCAGTAGCGCTGCTGGAAGCGGCTCACCACCGAACGAGAGTCCTGGCCCAAGAGCGCACGCTCCACATGGTCACCTGAGGAAGCGCTATTAGGAGGAAACacatatgtgatgtcaggaatgtgTTAAGGggggcaattttgcatattaagATGACAGTGAGATGTACTCACAAGTTCCTGCCGTCCATCTTTTACGATTGATAACCTGTGGGGAATGGGAAACATTTTGTCGTTCTTTTAATTCATAAGACACATATGAAACAACTGCAGGTTTTAATCCTGGCTACAAACTCATACTTTGAATCAGTAATCGTTTAACCCAAGACAAGGCTTGAAAACCTAACCCCCCATATCACTGCATAGTAGAACACTGCACCTACTTGGAGCTGCAGTCCTCACACCTTCCACCTGTCACATCTGACGTCCAGTGGAATTCTGGCGTAAAACCTCACGAATCCACTCAAATTAAAAATCGacgcacgtttttgttttgctagATGATGCAAAAGCTTTtgttaaaactaaaaaacaaactatcATTCCAGCTAACCAACTGCTGAATGAACTGAAACGACGACCAGCACGGAATACAACAGTTTTTCGCCAGCATGAGAACATTGATTTAAGACTATgaataaaatgctttaaaaaacattATCCTGCCTACACTCTACATTATAAACACAGCGAAGTTTGCTGTTACGATTTCAAAAACACGAATGCAGCTAAGGAAGCAAGGAGGAAGTACTGTAAGCTCTTCTTCGAAGGTTAAACGTCACTTATTGAGAGACTATCGCCCTCTAGCTATTGCGGAATACTACAAAAACGGTGATAAATATTTAGGACTTCTATTTATGATTCAGATTCAGTTATTACTTTTTGCTGTATCACGTTggcttattgtattgtattcgaCTAAATATGCAcatgtgtacattttatggaTATGAATTTTGGTTTGTTAGCAAGTGTTAAAGGAGCTAAAGTTAGCGAGCTAACACATTGACGGTTAATGGTTGACTTATCGGTGCACGAGCGCCCCCCGACGGCATTCCGGAGGACCACCGAATAACGACTTTCCAGCTGCAAGAGAACATCACATTtagcaatatccatccatcgctTTTTAAATTTCGGCTAACTACATGagtcattttattaaaattaaaatggtgATTGAAAAATACTTTCGTTATCATTACGAATAGTTATATTTGTCGCAGCGCGCTGGTCACGACCCCATAATTGATCGTGCACGCGCCTCTGCACGGAGATGACACCACAACAAAAGcatacattattgttgtttttattattaaatcaaGTAAATCGATCAATTGGTGGCTTTCGTATGAATGACACATTGAGCACGAGGAAGCCTAGCGCATCAGTTTACGCCAATAGCCTTAACTTAGTATTTTCTCCCcccaagacacacacacacacacacacacacacacgtacacccacacacacacacgaatatattaatataaatacCTAAAAAGACGAGACTTCGTTGCACGCACCTCACCGTGTTTTCCGTATTGTCACGATCATCTGCTTTCTTGTCATCTTCAACAACGCCgcatcctttttttccttctctaaTTACGTCACCAAGGCGACTCCCTCAATCCCTTTTCCCCTTTCTGATTGGCCACTCCAACCCTGTGTTTGTCTTTCTCAAAcaagataaataaaaatcatcataATAAGCTAATTGTGTGCCTTTGTCGGAAAACCGGTTTGACTGCATGAACGTGACCAGCTGCAGTGGATgttgataaaataaatagaaatgctGCAGGTGTGCCCATTGAAGTTGCGTCATTGACATAAAATCAAGTGTTGTTAaagtaaaacagaaacaaaaacacttcaGCAGCCACAAAAGCATTactcaaaaacactaactctAACAAAACAAGCGTGTTTGATGGTAATCCGAGAACATGAAATTGAAAAGTGCCTTTGcctccatcttgtggcatctatttGCAATTACAAACCTTTTCTCACTCCCGTAAAATCAAAGACACCTTCATGGTCGCACAGAAAGTTACATCTTATAATAGTTTTGCATCCACCCAGTTAAATACTATTGTAAGTTCAATAGATTATTGAATTTCAactattgattattattattcttattactcttataattattattattgccatcAAATTTTGAAGGTACCACCACCATGTgtatatttttcttgttttttcctATCTGGCATCCTCCAAGGTGCAGTTCCTCACGTCTCCAAAGGGTGGGACTAGAACACCAAACAAGTGCCTGCCTGCACCTTAATAGCCTGTCACTTCCCCCTCCACTCACtggacccccccccaccccccaatgtGGGGGGCCCCGAGCTTTAGTCCATCCCGCCGTAGTGCAGCAGATCTAATAGCGTGTAGGTTTTGTTGTCACCTGAAGGCACTTTGTTGTCACGCCCTAAATGGATGTACCTGTTTGGAGAGTTCACACAATTTTACACCTCAGCACACCACCGCATTACACATgggagtgtgtgtgcgttttccAAATTGATTATGTCAGCGTGTGCATGAAGCCCCTTGATCCGCGGGCCCCCTCCGGGTCGCCCTTCGCTGTTAGCGCGTCGTAAATTAGCGAGCTGCTTTGCATCTCGGCCTTAAACAAGAACCCTGAACCCCTTGCCTCATTTTTGATGGAGTCAATCTTCAACAGTCTCCGCCAAGGCCAATGTCCTTCACCCCCCTGTCTTGAGGTCCATCTCGATGCTATCGGCGGACGTTGGACTTCTT
Coding sequences:
- the ica1 gene encoding islet cell autoantigen 1 isoform X2, giving the protein MDGRNFASSGDHVERALLGQDSRSVVSRFQQRYWKTKQTLIRVSGKEEDQHVVASDADLDAKLEVFHSIQRTCMELLKVIEQYQRRLCFLSQEENELGHFLRSQGSQDKSRAGKIMQATGKALGFSSQQRLALRKPLCRLYQEVETFRFRAISDTWLTVKRMEQSRTEYRGALLWMKDVSAELDPDTRKQMDKFRKVQAEVRCTKRTFDQLKTDVCQKVDLLGASRCNLLSHVLATYQTTLLHFWEKTSHTMAAIHENFKGCPHDEEPSREKKKRRKKSKTEKKDEEKATNEELVSLGNDNTSTTREGETSESLWELPEDDKESSALLEEILGGVSLHDPAPLTRQWSPVFEDARDDTTSAADPRSLFLPSQLLDHNLTTLQSDAQLSETTSQPVATATEHPQGASGLTASSCSRPSKDRLAWFNLFADLDPLANPDAVGKSHTEQQLHNA
- the ica1 gene encoding islet cell autoantigen 1 isoform X1; translated protein: MDGRNFASSGDHVERALLGQDSRSVVSRFQQRYWKTKQTLIRVSGKEEDQHVVASDADLDAKLEVFHSIQRTCMELLKVIEQYQRRLCFLSQEENELGHFLRSQGSQDKSRAGKIMQATGKALGFSSQQRLALRKPLCRLYQEVETFRFRAISDTWLTVKRMEQSRTEYRGALLWMKDVSAELDPDTRKQMDKFRKVQAEVRCTKRTFDQLKTDVCQKVDLLGASRCNLLSHVLATYQVELAYTYRLVCALGGSPSFWCPPQTTLLHFWEKTSHTMAAIHENFKGCPHDEEPSREKKKRRKKSKTEKKDEEKATNEELVSLGNDNTSTTREGETSESLWELPEDDKESSALLEEILGGVSLHDPAPLTRQWSPVFEDARDDTTSAADPRSLFLPSQLLDHNLTTLQSDAQLSETTSQPVATATEHPQGASGLTASSCSRPSKDRLAWFNLFADLDPLANPDAVGKSHTEQQLHNA